The genomic window GACCAGGTGCAGCCAGACCATCTCCCCTGCCCTCTTTTCCATGACAGGTAAAACAGGTTGCCTTTGTCTGATAAAGGGCCTTCCCCTTCGCGATATTCTTAGAAGTCGCGCGATAGGGATTCTTTAAGGCCCGGGCCTCCTTCAACCTGTCTCTCGGCACCCGTATTTTCGATAAGTCGGCCTCGGCTCCATAGGAGAGCGAAACCATTAAGAAAACCGAGAGCCCACACAAAACACCTTTTAACACCTTCAGCATATCCTGCAAATGACACTTCGATCAAGAAGGCTTACTTACGAAGGCTCATTTCAAAGAGGATGATCAGTGCAGC from Candidatus Manganitrophaceae bacterium includes these protein-coding regions:
- a CDS encoding c-type cytochrome, with translation MLKVLKGVLCGLSVFLMVSLSYGAEADLSKIRVPRDRLKEARALKNPYRATSKNIAKGKALYQTKATCFTCHGKEGRGDGLAAPGLDPSPRNFTNTGFHGMRTDGELFWVIREGIPGTAMMPMVGSVITEDEAWLVLLYERSLGKKK